A window of Polypterus senegalus isolate Bchr_013 chromosome 14, ASM1683550v1, whole genome shotgun sequence contains these coding sequences:
- the LOC120543522 gene encoding histone H2B 5-like encodes MPEPKAAPAPAPKKGSKKAVSKSQAKGGKKRRKSRKESYSIYVYKVLKQVHPDTGISSKAMGIMNSFVNDIFERIAGESSRLAHYNKRSTISSREIQTAVRLLLPGELAKHAVSEGTKAVTKYTSSK; translated from the coding sequence ATGCCTGAACCTAAAGCTGCTCCTGCTCCTGCTCCTAAGAAGGGCTCTAAGAAAGCCGTTTCTAAGAGCCAGGCGAAGGGAGGAAAGAAACGCAGAAAGTCCAGGAAGGAAAGTTATTCCATCTATGTGTACAAGGTACTGAAGCAAGTTCATCCCGATACGGGCATTTCTTCAAAGGCAATGGGAATCATGAATTCGTTTGTGAACGACATCTTCGAGCGCATTGCCGGAGAGTCTTCTCGGTTGGCTCATTATAACAAGCGCTCCACTATTTCTTCCCGGGAGATCCAAACTGCTGTGAGGCTCCTGTTACCTGGAGAGTTGGCCAAGCACGCTGTGTCCGAGGGCACCAAAGCAGTTACTAAGTATACCAGCTCTAAGTAA
- the LOC120543520 gene encoding histone H2A-like — translation MSGRGKTGGKARAKAKTRSSRAGLQFPVGRVHRLLRKGNYAERVGAGAPVYLAAVLEYLTAEILELAGNAARDNKKTRIIPRHLQLAVRNDEELNKLLGGVTIAQGGVLPNIQAVLLPKKTEKPAKSK, via the coding sequence ATGTCTGGAAGAGGAAAGACTGGCGGTAAGGCACGTGCTAAGGCTAAGACTCGCTCTTCTCGAGCTGGTTTGCAGTTCCCTGTCGGCCGTGTTCACAGGCTCCTACGGAAAGGCAACTATGCTGAGCGGGTGGGCGCTGGTGCTCCCGTTTACTTGGCTGCCGTGCTCGAGTACCTGACCGCTGAAATTCTCGAGTTGGCCGGGAATGCTGCCCGTGATAACAAGAAAACCAGAATCATCCCTCGCCATCTTCAGCTGGCTGTGCGTAACGATGAGGAGCTCAATAAGTTGTTAGGTGGCGTGACCATCGCTCAGGGTGGTGTGCTGCCCAACATTCAGGCCGTGCTTCTGCCCAAGAAGACCGAGAAACCAGCTAAGAGCAAGTAG